A stretch of the Candidatus Saccharimonadales bacterium genome encodes the following:
- a CDS encoding ABC transporter permease: protein MSAQLEYSNKSKMLQSISDSLLMVKRSSTHIIRNTDQLLGTFFQPIMFLVLFSAVFGGAISKSLPAGIPYLNFLMAGIIVQTLAFGSTTTAIAVSNDLQKGIMDRFKSLPMSNIAVLNGHVISDLFRNGISTAVIILAGIVMGFRSQATVAEWLAIIGILALFTLTFSWLAVIVGIKAKSVEAVQWLSFIIVFPLTFASSAFVQTEGMNKYLKAFAENQPITHIIEAVRAYMIGTPVGNHAWIAVAWCVGLLAIAIPISLYLYNKKAS from the coding sequence ATGAGCGCACAATTAGAATATTCAAATAAATCGAAAATGCTGCAGAGCATCAGCGATTCCCTGCTCATGGTCAAGCGCAGCAGCACGCATATCATACGCAATACTGATCAGTTACTCGGTACTTTCTTTCAGCCAATTATGTTTCTAGTATTGTTCTCAGCCGTTTTTGGCGGCGCGATTTCGAAATCACTGCCAGCAGGCATTCCGTATCTTAATTTCCTGATGGCCGGTATCATTGTCCAGACACTTGCCTTCGGCTCGACGACGACCGCAATCGCTGTCAGTAATGATTTGCAAAAAGGCATAATGGACAGATTCAAATCATTGCCAATGAGCAACATCGCAGTCCTGAACGGTCATGTAATTTCTGATTTGTTCCGTAATGGTATCTCGACGGCAGTCATTATTCTTGCGGGAATAGTTATGGGATTTCGAAGCCAAGCGACCGTCGCGGAATGGCTGGCAATTATTGGTATACTAGCTCTATTTACGCTGACGTTTTCGTGGCTGGCAGTCATCGTTGGCATCAAAGCCAAGAGTGTTGAAGCCGTACAATGGCTATCATTTATTATTGTATTTCCGTTAACCTTCGCAAGCAGCGCTTTTGTGCAGACTGAGGGCATGAACAAGTACCTCAAAGCCTTTGCCGAGAACCAGCCAATCACCCACATCATTGAAGCTGTTCGCGCATACATGATTGGCACACCTGTCGGCAATCACGCCTGGATAGCCGTTGCCTGGTGCGTTGGCTTACTGGCTATCGCAATCCCGATCTCACTGTATCTCTACAATAAAAAAGCCTCTTAG
- a CDS encoding DUF192 domain-containing protein: MNDKLKSQKLFVAGSIVVILAVVILLLSLYFNKSGTDRVLILGKDTSSITTYTLETVTTADQQSQGLSDRSSLGAQSGMLFSYDQTAERCMWMKDMRFNIDIIWLDDHQKITQIEANLSPSSYPKVFCANGRYVIELPSGSAAKHQLKVGQSVNL, from the coding sequence ATGAATGACAAGCTGAAATCGCAGAAACTATTCGTCGCAGGATCGATAGTCGTAATTCTTGCAGTAGTCATATTGTTGCTATCTCTCTATTTCAATAAATCTGGCACCGATAGAGTGCTGATTCTTGGTAAAGATACCTCATCGATAACCACCTATACGCTTGAAACGGTTACCACTGCCGATCAGCAGAGTCAGGGTCTGAGTGACCGGTCGTCGCTCGGCGCCCAGTCTGGCATGTTGTTCAGTTATGATCAAACCGCGGAGCGCTGTATGTGGATGAAGGATATGCGCTTCAACATCGATATTATTTGGCTTGACGACCATCAGAAGATTACGCAGATTGAAGCTAATCTTAGTCCGTCGTCGTACCCCAAAGTTTTCTGCGCCAATGGCCGGTATGTTATAGAGCTGCCGTCTGGTAGCGCCGCGAAGCATCAGCTCAAAGTCGGACAATCAGTCAATCTCTAG
- a CDS encoding RimK family alpha-L-glutamate ligase — protein MRIAILSKGSLNYTTKRLREVAEARGHEVVVVNYAKCYMTMERNKPVIYYKGEILAKFDAIIPRIAQSYTKYGTAVVRQFEMQGSFTTASSIAINRSRDKLRSYQIMARNDVGIPKTVFARETANLDEVVELAGGAPVIIKVARGTHGNGVVLAETRKAAKAVMQAFYVEGVNFMVQEFVAESAGTDIRALVVGGRVIASIERQSLDDDFRSNTHQGGIGKAVKLTAEEEKMAIRAAKAMGLPVCGVDMMRSKDGPKVLEVNSSASIMTPEKVTGRDVATKIIEYIEHTAKSKPKKDKVGA, from the coding sequence ATGAGAATAGCAATACTATCCAAAGGATCGCTGAATTATACGACCAAACGCCTTCGTGAAGTCGCCGAGGCTCGTGGCCACGAAGTGGTTGTCGTAAATTACGCTAAATGCTACATGACCATGGAGCGCAATAAGCCGGTGATTTATTATAAAGGTGAGATCCTAGCGAAATTTGACGCCATCATCCCTCGTATAGCGCAGAGCTATACCAAATACGGTACCGCAGTTGTACGCCAGTTTGAAATGCAAGGAAGTTTCACGACTGCCAGCTCAATCGCGATTAACAGGTCACGTGACAAGCTACGCTCGTATCAGATTATGGCCCGCAATGATGTTGGCATCCCGAAGACTGTTTTCGCCCGCGAAACAGCGAACCTGGATGAGGTTGTTGAGCTAGCTGGTGGTGCACCGGTTATTATCAAAGTCGCCCGCGGCACGCATGGCAATGGAGTAGTGCTGGCTGAAACCCGCAAGGCTGCCAAGGCGGTTATGCAGGCCTTCTATGTCGAAGGTGTGAACTTTATGGTGCAGGAATTCGTGGCCGAATCTGCCGGTACTGACATCCGGGCGCTTGTTGTCGGTGGCCGCGTTATCGCCAGCATCGAACGCCAAAGCCTCGATGACGATTTCCGCTCCAATACGCACCAAGGCGGCATCGGCAAGGCCGTCAAGCTAACTGCCGAAGAGGAAAAGATGGCCATTCGTGCCGCCAAGGCCATGGGCCTGCCTGTCTGCGGCGTCGATATGATGCGATCCAAGGACGGACCTAAAGTGCTAGAAGTCAATTCATCGGCTAGTATTATGACGCCCGAAAAAGTGACAGGCCGAGACGTGGCAACAAAAATTATCGAATATATCGAGCACACTGCTAAGAGCAAGCCGAAGAAAGATAAAGTCGGCGCTTAG
- a CDS encoding RimK/LysX family protein has protein sequence MPEIDNIIVGCFEPVDLPDLGVKSEIAKIDTGAYSGALHCTDIKIIRRGIVRKRILKFTPLGQSSLATETDVFVQTHVRSATGHRIKRYIVDTTIVIHGIKYPIRIGLADRSDLKRSVLIGRRFLRENNLLVDVRFNEELDDEGDNTR, from the coding sequence ATGCCAGAAATCGACAATATAATTGTGGGATGCTTTGAACCAGTTGATTTACCTGATCTTGGGGTTAAATCCGAGATAGCAAAGATCGATACTGGTGCATATTCAGGTGCGCTTCATTGTACGGATATCAAAATTATACGGCGCGGGATTGTACGTAAGCGAATCCTGAAGTTTACACCATTGGGACAGTCATCACTCGCAACTGAAACCGACGTGTTTGTTCAAACGCATGTACGTAGCGCAACTGGCCATCGCATCAAGCGATATATTGTTGATACGACAATCGTAATTCATGGTATAAAGTACCCTATACGTATTGGACTAGCCGACAGGTCAGATTTGAAGCGTTCTGTCCTTATAGGAAGAAGATTTTTAAGAGAAAATAATTTACTTGTTGATGTGCGATTCAATGAAGAACTTGACGACGAAGGAGACAATACGCGATGA
- a CDS encoding ATP-grasp domain-containing protein: MLWIVGHAFADIRTYLHDREISFGVLINKNAPQHRALAETRVAPVDFSSPESLLASADALDIDVSGILVAGYENYVLPAAILSEHFHVPGLSQEVAAATTDKAIMRQKFIEYNPAIGPDYKKVTDWNDIDSFMSSHHFPVMLKPTNLMKSLFITKNNSLDELQRNYNEMVRQLAGLHDKLYTMTPPEIIIEECLIGSMHTVAGYADADGNPHLFEQVVDCVTGQDVGFHENYIYSRQLPSILSQQQISEILEVSRQGMLALGLTSTMVHIELMLTSDGPKLIEIGARIGGYRTRMYEYSSHIDLNKIMIDLALGEQPNPTLGSRTDPIAVIELFPEAEGMFDHIINEQSLNQLPSLRHFSIKAESGKAVGRTSHGYKATAVVIIGNSDRSTFEADFAYIKQHVRVAIR, from the coding sequence ATGCTATGGATTGTCGGTCACGCTTTCGCAGATATTCGGACATACTTACATGACCGTGAGATTTCGTTTGGCGTGCTCATAAATAAAAATGCACCTCAGCACCGTGCTCTGGCTGAGACACGGGTGGCCCCAGTTGATTTTTCGTCGCCAGAATCACTACTGGCATCGGCTGATGCGCTAGATATAGACGTCTCGGGCATACTCGTGGCCGGTTATGAAAATTACGTGTTGCCGGCAGCTATATTGTCCGAGCATTTTCATGTACCAGGTCTCAGTCAGGAAGTAGCGGCAGCAACTACAGATAAGGCAATCATGCGGCAAAAATTTATTGAATATAACCCAGCTATTGGTCCAGATTATAAAAAGGTAACTGATTGGAATGATATAGACTCATTCATGTCATCCCACCATTTCCCGGTCATGCTCAAACCGACCAACCTTATGAAAAGCCTTTTTATCACCAAAAACAATTCTCTCGACGAATTACAGCGTAACTATAATGAAATGGTCAGGCAATTGGCCGGTTTACACGACAAATTATATACTATGACTCCTCCTGAGATAATCATCGAGGAATGCCTGATAGGCAGCATGCACACGGTTGCAGGTTACGCCGATGCCGATGGTAACCCACATTTATTCGAACAAGTAGTGGACTGTGTCACGGGACAGGACGTCGGATTCCATGAAAATTATATTTATAGCCGCCAGCTGCCAAGCATACTCAGCCAGCAGCAAATTTCCGAAATTCTTGAGGTTTCCAGGCAAGGCATGTTGGCGCTCGGCCTGACGAGCACAATGGTGCATATCGAGTTGATGCTGACGTCAGACGGTCCAAAACTGATAGAAATCGGTGCTCGCATCGGTGGCTATCGTACGCGAATGTATGAGTATTCAAGTCACATTGACTTGAATAAGATCATGATCGATCTCGCGCTCGGCGAACAGCCCAATCCTACTTTGGGCAGCCGTACCGATCCGATTGCTGTAATAGAGCTGTTTCCCGAAGCCGAAGGCATGTTCGATCACATTATTAACGAACAGAGCTTAAATCAGCTGCCGAGCTTACGTCACTTCAGCATCAAAGCAGAATCCGGCAAGGCCGTCGGGCGTACTAGTCACGGTTACAAAGCGACTGCAGTCGTTATTATCGGCAACTCAGACAGATCCACGTTTGAAGCAGACTTCGCCTACATCAAACAGCATGTTCGAGTCGCAATTAGGTAG
- a CDS encoding GGDEF domain-containing protein: protein MTTPEYPRQPRDRDEQRHPGSRQVPREGFDMNQRLAQGIGERLDSKRELAAAKAEMEKWKHTATHHEISGLPNALGFELGVNEMRKQNPYTPLGIIAMDLSGFKALNDTLGHAKGDETLKIFGSQLRATDLEAIIDTTSIPGHPHGDEYLLASLLEGRRDPDLTPEQRLGAIVGRARNIGRILREQDSDLLKVNFDLSVGAVVMGPDMPLEDALRAADEAMYTDKQSGNRGR from the coding sequence ATGACTACACCAGAATATCCTCGACAACCTCGTGACCGTGACGAACAACGCCATCCTGGGAGCCGTCAGGTACCGCGTGAAGGATTCGATATGAATCAGAGATTAGCGCAAGGCATTGGAGAACGCCTAGATTCCAAAAGAGAATTAGCTGCTGCTAAGGCCGAGATGGAAAAATGGAAGCACACTGCAACGCATCATGAAATTTCGGGTCTACCAAATGCTTTAGGTTTTGAGCTTGGCGTAAATGAAATGCGTAAACAAAACCCGTATACCCCGCTTGGTATCATTGCTATGGATCTGTCAGGATTCAAAGCTTTAAATGATACACTCGGTCATGCCAAGGGTGATGAGACCCTTAAAATATTTGGCAGCCAATTACGGGCTACCGATTTAGAAGCAATCATCGATACTACCTCCATACCAGGTCATCCTCACGGTGATGAGTATCTGCTTGCTTCACTGCTTGAAGGTAGGCGTGACCCTGATTTGACACCCGAGCAACGCCTAGGTGCTATTGTCGGTAGAGCGCGAAATATCGGTCGTATTCTACGGGAGCAAGATTCTGACCTGTTAAAGGTTAATTTTGATCTATCCGTCGGTGCAGTGGTCATGGGGCCTGACATGCCGTTAGAGGATGCGCTACGTGCTGCAGATGAAGCAATGTATACAGACAAACAATCAGGCAATCGCGGTCGTTAG
- the dnaJ gene encoding molecular chaperone DnaJ, whose amino-acid sequence MATKRDYYEILGVSKDASADEIKKAFRRAAIEHHPDRGGDEAKFKEISEAYEILKEPSKRQRYDQFGHAGVGGNGGGNPYGGFGGQAGQGANFDFGDLGLGDIFSSFFGGSGQSGRRQSARGRDVETQVDIGFEQAVFGTEVELNLNLEDTCEHCKGTTVEPGHDLKTCDQCGGSGQIVNMTRTIFGNIQQASICPKCSGRGKVPEKVCTVCRGKGTQAKKQVVKMKIPAGIDDGATVRLREHGEAIANGPKGDLYVNIRVKPHKRFTREGELILSDEHIDMVEAALGTEIEVETVDGPIRMKVPAGTQSGSDFKLSGHGVPRLRGGRPVADQSRGAHIVTIVVDIPTKLSKRQQELLQSFRTESTPKRKFWN is encoded by the coding sequence ATGGCAACCAAACGAGATTATTACGAAATATTGGGCGTCAGTAAGGATGCGAGTGCCGACGAAATAAAAAAAGCCTTCCGCCGGGCTGCAATTGAACACCACCCCGATCGTGGTGGTGACGAAGCCAAGTTCAAAGAAATTAGTGAAGCTTATGAAATTCTTAAAGAACCGTCTAAGCGTCAGCGTTATGACCAGTTCGGCCATGCTGGCGTCGGCGGCAATGGTGGCGGTAATCCTTATGGCGGCTTTGGCGGCCAGGCCGGCCAAGGTGCAAACTTTGACTTCGGAGATCTCGGTCTCGGCGATATCTTTAGCAGTTTCTTTGGCGGTAGCGGCCAGTCCGGCCGTCGTCAGTCAGCGCGCGGCCGCGACGTTGAAACACAGGTTGACATCGGCTTTGAACAGGCCGTGTTCGGCACTGAAGTTGAGCTAAATCTAAATCTCGAAGATACCTGCGAGCATTGCAAGGGAACAACGGTCGAGCCGGGTCATGATCTGAAAACGTGCGACCAATGTGGTGGCTCCGGTCAGATTGTCAATATGACACGCACTATTTTCGGTAATATCCAGCAGGCAAGTATCTGTCCAAAGTGTAGCGGGCGCGGCAAAGTCCCTGAAAAGGTCTGTACCGTGTGCCGGGGCAAGGGTACGCAGGCCAAAAAGCAAGTTGTCAAAATGAAGATTCCAGCTGGAATCGACGATGGTGCAACGGTGCGCCTGCGCGAACACGGCGAAGCGATTGCTAACGGGCCAAAAGGCGATTTGTACGTCAATATCCGCGTTAAGCCTCACAAACGCTTCACACGCGAAGGCGAGCTGATACTGAGCGATGAGCACATCGATATGGTCGAGGCGGCACTCGGTACTGAGATCGAAGTTGAGACAGTTGACGGTCCAATTCGTATGAAAGTACCGGCTGGCACACAAAGCGGCAGCGACTTCAAGCTATCCGGACACGGCGTTCCACGCCTGCGCGGCGGCCGGCCGGTAGCCGACCAGTCACGTGGTGCCCACATCGTCACCATCGTCGTCGACATACCAACGAAGCTATCGAAGCGTCAGCAGGAACTACTGCAATCATTCAGAACCGAGAGTACGCCAAAGCGGAAATTCTGGAACTAG
- a CDS encoding NYN domain-containing protein, translated as MKLFIDGENLRHRLVSVLHQEHLIGDRDDLFSVDIRQLVQNALGEVPESITYYTTRIKQPKFTIPEMLERKITSIQESHRRWIAMLTNQGVAVIKAGNLKVKESNACYHCGRRTMVLQEKGVDVRLASEIVMAAVHDNIQDIVVLSSDADMIPALNIARRGGAHITYVCFEEEQNDALIKVTDRTLTYTRQQIINAFHPGSAKSHQTMFPKLHAPSDKKWQDPEDVSDDKEVGQE; from the coding sequence ATGAAACTTTTCATCGACGGCGAAAACTTGCGGCATAGGCTGGTCTCTGTGCTGCATCAGGAACACCTCATTGGCGACCGCGATGATTTATTTAGTGTCGATATCCGACAGCTTGTCCAAAATGCACTCGGCGAAGTCCCGGAGAGTATTACTTACTACACAACCCGCATCAAACAGCCAAAATTCACTATCCCTGAAATGTTGGAACGAAAAATTACTTCGATTCAGGAATCACATCGCCGCTGGATAGCTATGCTGACCAATCAAGGTGTTGCCGTTATCAAGGCAGGCAATTTGAAAGTCAAAGAAAGCAACGCCTGCTACCACTGCGGCCGCCGTACCATGGTGCTACAGGAAAAGGGCGTCGACGTCCGGCTAGCCTCGGAAATCGTCATGGCAGCCGTGCACGATAACATTCAGGATATCGTTGTTCTCAGCAGTGATGCTGATATGATTCCAGCGTTGAACATCGCCCGGCGCGGCGGCGCTCATATTACGTATGTGTGTTTTGAGGAAGAGCAAAATGATGCGCTCATTAAAGTAACAGACCGTACACTGACATATACCCGGCAGCAAATTATCAATGCCTTTCACCCTGGTAGCGCCAAGTCGCACCAGACTATGTTTCCAAAACTGCATGCGCCGAGTGACAAAAAATGGCAGGATCCGGAAGATGTCAGTGATGATAAAGAAGTAGGACAGGAATAA